One stretch of Papaver somniferum cultivar HN1 unplaced genomic scaffold, ASM357369v1 unplaced-scaffold_154, whole genome shotgun sequence DNA includes these proteins:
- the LOC113336839 gene encoding uncharacterized protein LOC113336839 gives MMVFTLGTSCWRKIEIPNPPILLCGDHVYKAAISSGGVLYWGTTGESRDMISFDLHSEKFQVFQIPSECILSSTEQQQQAVIVRHLKFKGSLCVARLEKTSGTSQNNCKVHLYTLDDRSKSIWTKKTLLLSLRPPPCSYDSFHVMGFNDKVLLYWFDGGNFHFYDLHREKDFKVVRFSCGTVFEKDPNCGLFDYQLCTHVENCLSLKTFVPEGAHQFRAETLKAIIEERPRRPGGILRVSAPKQTPVALCFLFD, from the coding sequence ATGATGGTGTTTACTCTGGGGACAAGTTGTTGGAGAAAAATTGAAATCCCTAACCCTCCTATTTTACTATGTGGTGATCATGTTTACAAAGCAGCCATCTCTTCTGGTGGTGTTCTTTATTGGGGAACAACTGGAGAATCTCGTGATATGATTTCGTTCGACCTCCACAGCGAGAAATTTCAAGTCTTTCAAATCCCTTCTGAGTGCATTCTTTCCTCAACTGAACAGCAGCAACAAGCAGTGATAGTACGGCATCTTAAGTTTAAAGGATCATTGTGTGTTGCACGTCTAGAAAAGACATCAGGAACAAGTCAGAACAATTGTAAGGTTCACTTATATACATTGGATGATAGAAGTAAGAGTATATGGACCAAAAAGACTTTACTTCTTTCTCTTCGGCCACCTCCCTGCAGCTATGACAGTTTTCATGTTATGGGCTTCAATGATAAGGTTTTACTTTACTGGTTCGACGGGGGAAACTTTCACTTCTACGATCTTCACAGGGAAAaggatttcaaggttgtaagatTCTCTTGTGGTACTGTCTTTGAGAAGGATCCCAATTGTGGTCTTTTTGATTATCAGCTATGCACTCATGTAGAGAATTGTCTCTCTTTAAAAACATTTGTGCCAGAAGGGGCACACCAATTCCGAGCTGAAACTCTAAAAGCCATCATAGAGGAAAGACCTAGAAGACCTGGAGGAATCTTGCGAGTATCTGCCCCGAAACAAACACCGGTAGCTTTATGTTTTCTATTTGATTAG